Proteins encoded within one genomic window of Ostrinia nubilalis chromosome 5, ilOstNubi1.1, whole genome shotgun sequence:
- the LOC135071591 gene encoding E3 ubiquitin-protein ligase RNF34, whose protein sequence is MPCESCAVQFSVFRRKRACCECERYFCSGCLRRGGGVMCAACRLLSTRPLSRQAIAHLKVRDLQCFLQRQNVSTRGCVEKEELVSLCVGHVNSAAYRRRGARAPGPFSTLKDFTKLINNAFDLRAPAQPAPPPPNSNCYNAAHTHEPAPAPSPARERFTTTPGGERDIEVPVPPGVSRSTSGSSGARRDTADCFEIEDLDDAGWEFVTRPADPLPNDSEVLITENEMHTPAHEPDRTTTVRVEVHAPGVSAQRPREGAGLGAGAGPGAGAGRLQPERAGATPQRAASELELRRDPPPDSDTTSLQDEPMMDRPPEPETPRRVSLGALRSAAELEALSVRQLKELLARNRVAYTGCLERADLLQRAQLLWRDHAAYKDEIDNLPLEECCKICMSAPLECVLLECGHIAACTPCAARLAECPICRQYVVRAVRFFRS, encoded by the exons ATGCCTTGCGAGAGTTGTGCTGTACAATTTAGTGTATTCAGGCGGAAACGGGCGTGTTGTGAATGTGAACGGTACTTCTGCAGCGGCTGcctgcggcgcggcggcggcgtgatgTGCGCGGCCTGCAGGCTGCTGTCCACGCGGCCGCTGTCGCGCCAGGCCATCGCGCACCTCAAGGTCCGCGACCTGCAGTGCTTCCTGCAGCGGCAGAACGTCTCCACCAGGGGATGCGTTG AGAAAGAGGAGCTGGTGAGCCTCTGCGTGGGCCACGTGAACAGCGCGGCGTaccggcggcgcggcgcgcgcgcgcccgGGCCCTTCAGCACGCTCAAGGACTTCACCAAGCTCATCAACAACGCCTTCGACCTACGCGCGCCCGCGCAGCCCGCGCCACCACCACCTAATA GCAATTGTTACAATGCTGCGCACACGCACGAGCCGGCGCCCGCGCCCTCTCCTGCGAGGGAGAGATTCACTACGACTCCAG GCGGCGAGCGCGACATCGAGGTGCCGGTGCCGCCGGGCGTGTCGCGCAGCACGTCGGGCTCGTCGGGCGCGCGCCGCGACACGGCCGACTGCTTCGAGATCGAGGACCTGGACGACGCCGGCTGGGAGTTCGTCACGCGCCCCGCGGACCCGCTGCCTAACG ATTCAGAGGTGCTAATCACAGAGAACGAAATGCACACGCCTGCGCACGAGCCGGACCGGACGACGACAGTGCGCGTTGAGGTCCACGCCCCCGGCGTCTCGGCGCAGAGACCGCGCGAGGGGGCGGGGCTTGGCGCGGGGGCGGGGCCTGGCGCGGGGGCGGGGCGGCTGCAGCCGGAGCGCGCGGGCGCCACGCCGCAGCGCGCCGCGTCCGAGCTGGAGCTGCGCCGCGACCCGCCGCCCGACTCCGACACCACCAGCCTGCAGGACGAGCCCATGATGGACCGCCCACCGG AGCCGGAGACGCCGCGGCGCGTCTCGCTGGGCGCGCTGCGGTCGGCGGCGGAGCTGGAAGCGCTGAGCGTGCGCCAGCTGAAGGAGCTGCTGGCGCGCAACCGCGTGGCCTACACCGGCTGCCTCGAGCGCGCCGACCTGCTGCAGCGCGCGCAGCTGCTGTGGCGCGACCACGCCGCCTACAAGGACG AGATCGACAACCTGCCGCTGGAGGAGTGCTGCAAGATCTGCATGTCGGCGCCGCTGGAGTGCGTGCTGCTGGAGTGCGGGCACATCGCCGCCTGCACGCCGTGCGCCGCGCGCCTGGCCGAGTGCCCCATCTGCCGCCAGTACGTCGTGCGCGCCGTGCGCTTCTTCCGCTCCTGA